The following are from one region of the Terriglobia bacterium genome:
- a CDS encoding dihydroorotate dehydrogenase codes for MATATQDTAIGRKPDLSVSFAGITFKNPVIAAAGTFGYGIEFDDIVTLEKLGGFVTKGLSREPMVGNPPPRLFETAAGMLNAIGLQNIGARAFIEEKLPKLAVKKNVVVIANVFGYSREDYVETIRILNEADGIIAYELNVSCPNTHEGGMVFGTDRTLLEELVASCKSAALRPLIVKLSPNVTSIAAMAKSAENAGADAISLVNTFVGMAIDAKTRKPRISNITAGLSGPAIKPIALRMVYEAAHTVEIPVIGIGGITTAEDVVEFMLAGAAAVQVGTANFWDPCATEKIVDGLQRWCFENRVKRITDIIGTLEV; via the coding sequence ATGGCTACCGCAACCCAGGACACAGCAATCGGCCGCAAACCCGACCTGAGCGTGAGTTTTGCCGGTATTACTTTCAAGAACCCGGTGATTGCCGCCGCCGGCACGTTTGGCTATGGCATTGAGTTTGACGACATCGTCACGCTGGAAAAGCTGGGCGGATTTGTGACCAAGGGCCTTTCCCGCGAACCCATGGTCGGGAACCCGCCGCCGCGTCTGTTTGAAACCGCTGCCGGAATGTTGAATGCCATTGGGCTGCAGAACATTGGAGCGCGCGCCTTCATTGAAGAAAAACTGCCCAAGCTGGCAGTGAAGAAAAATGTGGTGGTGATCGCCAACGTTTTTGGCTACTCGCGCGAGGATTATGTCGAGACAATCCGCATCCTGAATGAAGCCGATGGGATCATCGCGTATGAATTGAATGTTTCATGTCCCAACACGCATGAGGGTGGCATGGTGTTTGGCACGGACCGCACTCTGCTGGAGGAGCTGGTGGCCAGCTGCAAGTCGGCCGCGCTAAGACCGCTGATTGTGAAGCTTTCACCCAACGTGACCAGCATTGCCGCCATGGCCAAGTCGGCGGAAAACGCAGGCGCTGATGCCATTTCGCTGGTAAACACGTTCGTCGGCATGGCGATTGACGCCAAGACGCGCAAGCCGCGCATCTCCAACATCACTGCCGGATTGAGCGGCCCTGCCATCAAGCCAATCGCGCTGCGGATGGTTTACGAAGCCGCACATACAGTAGAAATACCCGTGATCGGCATAGGTGGAATCACCACGGCGGAAGACGTCGTGGAATTCATGCTTGCGGGCGCAGCAGCCGTGCAGGTAGGCACCGCAAATTTCTGGGACCCCTGCGCCACGGAAAAGATCGTCGACGGGTTGCAGCGCTGGTGCTTTGAAAACCGCGTGAAACGGATCACCGACATTATCGGGACGCTGGAAGTATAG
- a CDS encoding DsbA family protein, whose translation MKAFSRLLILSSLILLSLTGLDCMSQAKPTDIAAKIERQIRATYKLPPEVPVAIGPLAPSPEWPGFDAFTVTIGEGERKQDFPFLLAKDQKSIVRVNRIDLSDDPYGDVMKKIDVRGRPVRGAKQSKVVVVAYDDLQCPFCTMMHQILFPELLKEYGDRVSFVYKDFPLPNHAWANHAAVDANCLASQNQDAYWSFVDSVHASQQEINAKGTQELRLAELDRIAMQQGADHKVDAASLQACVKTQNDTAIKASVHEGESLGVDSTPTLFINGEEMSGGVAPLPRLRAALDRALKNTGQAAAQPAASQSSPKN comes from the coding sequence GTGAAAGCATTTTCTCGATTGCTCATTCTTTCGTCCCTCATTCTTTTGTCGCTCACCGGCCTGGATTGCATGTCTCAGGCCAAGCCAACAGATATTGCCGCCAAAATCGAGCGCCAGATTCGCGCGACCTACAAATTGCCGCCGGAGGTTCCGGTCGCAATTGGCCCGCTTGCACCCAGCCCTGAGTGGCCCGGATTCGACGCATTCACCGTTACCATTGGTGAAGGAGAGCGCAAGCAGGATTTTCCGTTCCTTCTGGCGAAAGACCAGAAATCCATCGTGAGGGTAAACCGGATAGATCTTTCCGACGACCCGTACGGCGATGTGATGAAAAAAATTGACGTGCGTGGGCGGCCGGTCCGCGGGGCAAAACAATCCAAGGTGGTGGTGGTCGCCTATGACGACTTGCAATGCCCGTTCTGCACCATGATGCATCAGATATTGTTTCCCGAACTGCTCAAGGAATACGGCGACCGCGTAAGTTTTGTGTACAAGGACTTCCCACTGCCGAACCATGCCTGGGCAAATCATGCGGCGGTGGACGCCAATTGTCTGGCCTCGCAGAACCAGGATGCATACTGGAGTTTTGTTGATTCTGTCCACGCCAGCCAGCAGGAAATCAATGCCAAGGGGACGCAGGAATTGCGCCTGGCTGAGTTGGATAGGATCGCCATGCAGCAGGGCGCCGATCATAAGGTTGATGCCGCAAGCCTTCAGGCATGCGTGAAAACCCAGAACGATACGGCGATCAAGGCGTCTGTGCATGAAGGCGAATCACTCGGCGTGGACTCCACGCCTACGTTGTTCATCAACGGCGAGGAAATGTCCGGCGGCGTGGCTCCGCTTCCGCGACTGCGCGCGGCGCTGGATCGAGCGCTGAAAAATACCGGGCAGGCTGCGGCACAACCAGCGGCAAGCCAGTCTTCACCCAAAAATTAA
- a CDS encoding N-acetylmuramoyl-L-alanine amidase: MPAWKGIIGKGFSASDFSDYVQTVELISWRPQFIVLHNTYIPKLADWHKVPGERRMQNLQAYYRDTQKWSAGPHLFVADDLIWVFTPLDTPGVHSPSWNAISWGVELVGDYSTEDFSPAVQANAASALASLYSLAGLSPDNLRLHKEDPHTTHKNCPGLKIVKNDVITFVSAALAEMHPGEHTPGAVG, translated from the coding sequence ATGCCTGCTTGGAAAGGAATTATTGGGAAAGGGTTCAGCGCATCAGATTTTAGCGACTACGTTCAAACCGTTGAACTGATTTCGTGGCGTCCGCAATTTATCGTTTTGCATAATACCTACATTCCTAAGCTTGCTGATTGGCATAAGGTGCCAGGAGAGCGGCGAATGCAAAATCTTCAAGCTTATTACCGGGACACGCAAAAATGGTCAGCTGGACCACACTTGTTTGTAGCTGATGACTTGATCTGGGTATTCACTCCGCTGGACACTCCGGGAGTCCATTCTCCCTCCTGGAATGCGATCTCATGGGGCGTGGAGTTAGTCGGGGACTATTCCACAGAAGATTTCAGTCCAGCCGTTCAGGCTAATGCAGCTTCCGCACTGGCTAGTCTTTATTCTCTCGCAGGACTCAGCCCAGACAATTTGAGATTGCATAAGGAAGACCCTCACACCACTCACAAAAACTGTCCCGGCTTAAAGATCGTAAAAAACGATGTGATTACATTTGTATCTGCTGCGCTAGCAGAGATGCATCCGGGAGAACACACTCCTGGCGCCGTTGGCTGA
- a CDS encoding acyl--CoA ligase, with protein sequence MNDLPSLLNAAPGNATALIIPETGTSITYESLRQQVKTMAEALAGIGIKRGDRIANVLPNGLPTIVAFLAGAFAGTAAPLNPAYRFEEFTFYLEDTSAKVLLVPPEGAEEAKRAARHLNIPIFAVQMDEKGNVSIEGAPKGVPVVPPSPEDVALVLHTSGSTGRPKRVPLKNKNIAVSCQNVAATYGLTAKDVSLCVMPLFHIHGLVASTLSTFLTGGTVVVPGKFNPMSFWRTVRDYGVTWYSCVPTIHQLSVARLNAKPEGIEKLRFVRSCSSALSPALMEKIENLIQVPVLEAYGMTEASHQMCSNPLPPRPHKSASVGPGTGVKVGIMDDDGNILPSGEVGEVVIQGPNVIEGYENNPEANAKSFTNGWFRTGDQGTIDADGYLHLTARIKELINRGGEKIAPLEIDEVLMAHPCVAEAVAFGMPHPTWGEEVAVAVVLKEPSAETALIEHCKQHLADFKVPKKVHIVEKIPRTATGKIQRRAVAAAFAGGEK encoded by the coding sequence ATGAATGACCTCCCTTCGCTGTTGAACGCTGCCCCCGGGAATGCCACCGCCCTGATTATTCCTGAGACAGGAACTTCTATCACGTATGAATCACTCCGCCAGCAGGTAAAGACCATGGCTGAGGCCCTGGCTGGGATTGGGATCAAGCGCGGCGACCGCATAGCCAATGTGCTCCCGAATGGCCTGCCGACGATCGTGGCTTTTCTGGCTGGAGCGTTTGCCGGGACTGCTGCGCCATTGAATCCTGCCTACCGGTTTGAGGAATTTACCTTTTATCTGGAAGACACTTCCGCCAAGGTTTTGCTGGTCCCGCCGGAAGGCGCGGAGGAGGCCAAGCGCGCCGCGCGGCACCTGAATATTCCAATATTTGCCGTGCAGATGGATGAAAAGGGAAATGTAAGTATTGAGGGCGCGCCGAAAGGCGTTCCGGTTGTCCCGCCCAGCCCGGAGGACGTGGCATTAGTCTTGCATACCAGCGGAAGCACAGGCCGACCGAAACGTGTGCCACTAAAAAACAAAAACATCGCCGTCTCCTGCCAGAACGTGGCGGCCACTTACGGGCTGACGGCAAAAGACGTCTCTCTGTGCGTGATGCCGTTGTTCCATATCCATGGGCTGGTCGCAAGCACGCTTTCAACATTTTTGACCGGCGGCACCGTAGTAGTCCCCGGCAAGTTCAATCCCATGAGCTTCTGGCGGACGGTGCGCGATTACGGCGTGACGTGGTATTCCTGCGTTCCGACGATCCATCAGCTATCGGTTGCGCGACTGAATGCGAAGCCAGAAGGAATTGAAAAGCTGCGTTTTGTCCGCTCATGCAGTTCCGCCCTTTCACCCGCGCTGATGGAAAAAATTGAAAACCTCATCCAGGTGCCAGTGCTGGAAGCGTATGGCATGACGGAAGCTTCACACCAGATGTGTTCCAATCCGCTGCCGCCACGGCCACACAAATCTGCGTCGGTCGGCCCCGGAACCGGTGTAAAAGTCGGGATCATGGATGATGACGGCAACATCCTCCCCAGCGGAGAAGTGGGCGAAGTCGTGATCCAGGGCCCTAACGTGATTGAAGGCTATGAGAACAATCCGGAGGCCAATGCCAAGTCATTTACCAATGGATGGTTTCGTACCGGCGACCAGGGCACGATTGATGCCGATGGGTACCTGCATCTGACGGCCCGCATCAAGGAATTGATCAATCGCGGTGGCGAAAAAATCGCTCCGCTGGAAATTGATGAAGTGCTGATGGCGCACCCGTGCGTGGCTGAGGCCGTGGCGTTTGGCATGCCGCACCCGACATGGGGAGAAGAAGTGGCTGTGGCCGTGGTGCTGAAAGAACCATCGGCAGAAACAGCATTGATCGAACATTGCAAGCAGCACCTTGCGGATTTCAAGGTCCCGAAGAAGGTCCATATCGTGGAAAAGATTCCGCGCACCGCGACGGGGAAAATACAGCGTCGCGCAGTGGCTGCGGCATTTGCAGGCGGCGAGAAGTGA
- the oxlT gene encoding oxalate/formate MFS antiporter, whose translation MSKRWIQFGSAVIAMIMIANLQYAWTLFVRPLQEAHGRDAHGQFIWSLTAIQFAFTVFIFLETWITPIEGWLIDRVGPRIFLTAGGVLVGIGWTAMGYAKTVLQLDIFYGIAGVGAAFVYSGSIATALKWFPDIRGTVSGFITAGFGAGSALFIPTIIAPLLAKSGYQSAFLYTGIGQGLVIIIAAQFLHNPGPDFQVSPAAKKVVSARIRRNTQQFNSGQMMLTPHFWILYVGFVLTSIGGLMITAQASPVGRSFKIAAWAVVAAVAWSRVANGAGRILWGSFSDFVGRELAMAIPFAIQAGCLLGVVGVGKLGQGQTYLGLSRDGWFIADMIAVYFTWGSMFSLFPAIIGDYFGAKCATSNYGFLYTAKGVASIGGGGIAALLFQKYGSWNIPVYWTAALTLVSAVLVLALRFIPLPVLRQAEDPVLVTAKAG comes from the coding sequence ATGAGCAAGCGTTGGATTCAGTTCGGAAGCGCCGTTATAGCTATGATTATGATAGCTAACCTGCAATATGCCTGGACCCTCTTCGTGAGACCGCTCCAGGAAGCTCACGGCAGGGACGCCCATGGTCAGTTTATTTGGAGCCTGACCGCGATTCAATTCGCGTTCACCGTCTTCATCTTTTTGGAAACCTGGATCACTCCGATCGAAGGCTGGCTCATTGACCGCGTCGGACCGCGGATTTTCCTGACCGCCGGCGGCGTCCTGGTTGGCATCGGCTGGACCGCCATGGGATACGCCAAAACCGTCCTGCAACTCGACATTTTTTACGGGATTGCCGGAGTCGGTGCGGCCTTTGTTTACAGCGGTTCCATTGCCACCGCGCTCAAGTGGTTCCCCGATATCCGCGGCACGGTTTCCGGATTCATCACCGCGGGGTTTGGAGCGGGCTCTGCCCTGTTCATTCCCACGATTATTGCCCCGCTGCTGGCCAAGTCCGGCTATCAATCCGCATTCCTTTACACCGGCATCGGACAGGGCCTTGTCATCATTATTGCCGCTCAGTTCCTGCACAATCCCGGGCCGGACTTTCAGGTTTCCCCGGCGGCAAAGAAGGTCGTTTCCGCGCGCATTCGGCGCAACACGCAGCAGTTTAATAGCGGACAAATGATGTTGACGCCGCACTTCTGGATTCTCTATGTCGGCTTTGTTCTGACCTCCATCGGCGGCCTCATGATCACAGCGCAAGCCTCCCCGGTAGGCCGGAGCTTCAAGATCGCCGCTTGGGCAGTTGTTGCCGCTGTTGCCTGGAGCCGCGTCGCCAACGGCGCCGGCCGCATCCTGTGGGGATCGTTCTCCGATTTCGTAGGCCGCGAATTGGCCATGGCGATACCGTTTGCCATCCAGGCCGGCTGCCTCCTTGGCGTGGTGGGAGTCGGCAAATTGGGCCAGGGACAAACCTATCTTGGATTGAGTCGCGACGGCTGGTTTATCGCGGACATGATCGCCGTTTATTTCACCTGGGGCAGCATGTTCTCGCTCTTCCCCGCGATCATTGGCGACTACTTTGGGGCGAAATGCGCTACCTCGAATTACGGCTTCCTCTATACCGCCAAGGGAGTCGCCTCCATCGGCGGCGGTGGCATCGCCGCACTGCTTTTCCAGAAGTATGGAAGCTGGAACATTCCGGTTTATTGGACCGCCGCATTGACGCTGGTTTCCGCAGTACTGGTTCTGGCGCTTCGCTTCATCCCTTTGCCCGTCTTGCGCCAGGCGGAAGATCCAGTGCTGGTGACCGCCAAAGCCGGCTGA
- a CDS encoding DUF58 domain-containing protein, which yields MREFFKSTWESLDREAWQRFFMAVAGLGLAFAAAVFSSVARERGNPVATSIFAITALCLALIVGLLTVPFLARRVAAARMKDAFDYELTREGIVYIVVLVIIAIAALNTANNLLWIVEAAMLAAIAVSGIGSAADLRRLELDVVVPKNAFARVPVQLRVNLINPRLWMPAFSVKVFTPVDKKQQRRGWEWSKTEFVFPKKKRWLRMPDYTLSRKNPPPFQPPILTRPVYFTYVAAQNTAGTELEVTFPRRGHYSQEGFSIATRFPFSFLIKSRKVALERDLIVYPPLLEPDDFLDVLPMITGDFVSFMRGRGTELYRIREATPQDPGRFVDWKATAKTGQLKVREFTREDERRLRLVFDNPEPGRVASPAYEHAVSLAASLACHFNTENIDLSYAGSCYDGGLHLADFLRYLATVQPDSRDPQFLDALPVSQDYNVILTSRTPGTLPSALWHSSYVIYM from the coding sequence ATGCGTGAATTTTTTAAATCGACATGGGAGAGCCTTGATCGGGAAGCATGGCAGCGCTTTTTCATGGCGGTAGCCGGCCTGGGATTGGCGTTTGCGGCGGCGGTATTTTCATCGGTGGCGCGGGAGCGCGGCAACCCCGTGGCCACGTCGATTTTTGCCATTACGGCGTTGTGCCTGGCCCTCATCGTTGGGTTACTGACCGTGCCTTTTCTGGCGCGCCGCGTGGCTGCCGCCCGCATGAAAGATGCCTTTGACTACGAACTGACGCGTGAAGGCATTGTCTATATCGTCGTCCTGGTCATTATTGCAATCGCCGCGCTCAACACCGCGAACAATCTTTTGTGGATTGTGGAAGCGGCCATGCTGGCCGCAATTGCGGTTTCAGGCATCGGCTCGGCCGCGGACCTGCGGCGGCTGGAGCTGGATGTGGTGGTGCCTAAAAACGCTTTTGCCAGGGTGCCGGTACAGTTGCGCGTGAACCTGATCAATCCGCGCCTGTGGATGCCGGCGTTTTCCGTGAAAGTCTTTACCCCGGTGGACAAAAAGCAGCAACGGCGCGGCTGGGAATGGAGCAAGACCGAGTTTGTCTTTCCCAAAAAGAAGCGATGGCTGCGGATGCCGGACTACACGCTGAGCCGCAAAAATCCGCCGCCGTTCCAGCCCCCCATTTTGACGCGGCCTGTCTATTTCACGTATGTGGCTGCGCAAAATACGGCCGGCACCGAACTGGAAGTAACATTTCCGCGCCGCGGCCACTATAGCCAGGAAGGATTCAGCATTGCCACGCGCTTTCCGTTCTCCTTCCTGATCAAGAGCCGCAAAGTTGCGCTGGAGCGCGATCTCATTGTTTATCCTCCGCTGCTGGAGCCGGACGATTTTCTTGATGTCCTGCCTATGATCACCGGAGACTTTGTTTCCTTCATGCGCGGACGCGGCACAGAGCTCTACCGTATCCGAGAAGCAACGCCGCAGGACCCCGGACGCTTTGTCGACTGGAAAGCCACGGCCAAGACCGGCCAGCTCAAAGTGCGTGAGTTCACACGCGAAGACGAGCGGCGCCTGCGCCTGGTATTTGATAATCCTGAGCCCGGACGCGTCGCGTCTCCGGCGTATGAGCACGCTGTTTCCCTGGCGGCGTCACTAGCCTGCCATTTCAATACTGAAAACATCGATCTCTCTTACGCCGGCTCCTGTTACGATGGCGGCCTGCATCTCGCGGACTTTCTACGCTATCTCGCCACCGTCCAGCCCGATAGCCGCGATCCTCAGTTTCTCGATGCACTGCCGGTTTCTCAGGACTACAACGTTATCCTGACCTCGCGTACGCCCGGCACCCTGCCCAGCGCACTGTGGCATAGCTCTTACGTTATCTACATGTGA
- a CDS encoding MBL fold metallo-hydrolase, whose amino-acid sequence MRMTVLASGSRGNSTVLSSSSASILVDAGISCRETLKRMHTAGEDPQKLKAIVISHEHQDHVAGLQVLARKLKIPVYITEATYHSWRRATKDPEGKPAKLERREHFQVGRSFEIADITVTAFTIPHDAADPCGFTFKADGVKIGIVTDLGYLPSNVKDHLRRCDGLMIESNHDLEMLRNGPYPWMVKQRVMSRVGHLSNAALAEFFEKDYDGQAAFLVLAHLSEHNNHPEVARDTANKALGGKLNLFQSCALTLAQQDHPLQPLCLG is encoded by the coding sequence ATGCGCATGACAGTCCTGGCGAGCGGCAGCAGAGGAAACTCCACTGTGCTTTCCAGTTCCAGCGCCAGCATCCTGGTGGATGCCGGTATCTCCTGCCGGGAGACGCTCAAGCGCATGCACACCGCGGGTGAAGATCCGCAAAAGCTCAAAGCCATTGTGATTTCGCATGAGCACCAAGACCACGTCGCCGGACTGCAGGTCTTGGCGCGCAAACTGAAAATCCCTGTTTACATCACTGAAGCCACATACCATAGCTGGCGGCGCGCTACCAAAGATCCTGAAGGCAAGCCGGCCAAACTGGAGCGGCGCGAGCATTTTCAGGTTGGCCGCAGTTTTGAGATTGCCGACATCACCGTGACGGCATTCACCATTCCGCATGACGCGGCTGATCCCTGCGGCTTTACCTTCAAAGCCGATGGCGTAAAAATCGGCATAGTCACTGATCTGGGCTACCTGCCCTCCAATGTGAAAGACCATCTGAGGCGCTGCGATGGACTGATGATCGAATCCAATCACGATCTGGAAATGCTGCGCAATGGGCCGTATCCATGGATGGTCAAGCAACGGGTCATGAGCCGCGTGGGCCATCTTTCTAACGCGGCATTGGCTGAATTCTTTGAAAAAGATTATGACGGCCAGGCGGCTTTTCTGGTTCTGGCCCATCTTTCCGAGCACAATAACCACCCTGAAGTGGCCCGCGATACCGCCAATAAGGCCTTGGGGGGAAAATTAAACCTTTTTCAGTCCTGTGCCCTGACCCTGGCCCAGCAGGACCACCCATTGCAGCCTCTCTGCCTGGGGTGA
- a CDS encoding P63C domain-containing protein, whose product MKEEPFKLTSEAAKELSQLGASKGGKARAESLTSKRRSEIARTAVEARWRKEGKLTEVPQATHGSPDSPLRIGNLMIPAYVLSDGRRVLAQVGMLDALGMTRGGSSRGGDRIAKFASQDRLKPFVSNNLSSDAFGPIEFRTPQGTRALGYEATILADICDAVLEARKQGKLTKRYERIAAQCEILVRGFARVGIIALVDEATGYQADRARDGLAKILEAFVAKELRKWVKTFPAEFYQELFRLRGLAYTGSVKKPQYIGHLTNDLVYSRLAPGVLEELRAQTPRNEKGQLKHKLFQRLTEDVGHPKLREHLASVTSLMKASDKWDQFMKMVDRALPRYKVLPLFDKQLESTE is encoded by the coding sequence ATGAAGGAAGAACCTTTCAAACTAACCTCAGAAGCCGCGAAGGAACTTTCCCAGTTGGGAGCTTCCAAGGGCGGCAAAGCACGGGCCGAATCGCTCACTTCTAAAAGGCGAAGTGAGATCGCCAGAACTGCTGTGGAGGCACGCTGGCGTAAAGAAGGAAAATTAACAGAGGTTCCCCAAGCTACGCACGGTTCACCCGATAGCCCACTGAGAATTGGCAATTTGATGATTCCAGCGTACGTCCTGTCTGACGGTCGCCGAGTACTAGCGCAAGTTGGAATGCTAGATGCGCTTGGAATGACGCGCGGAGGCTCCAGCAGAGGCGGGGACCGAATTGCCAAATTTGCGAGCCAAGATCGACTTAAACCTTTTGTTTCTAATAATTTAAGTAGTGATGCCTTCGGGCCTATTGAATTCAGGACTCCGCAAGGGACTCGCGCCTTGGGTTACGAGGCGACAATACTGGCGGACATTTGCGATGCAGTTCTCGAAGCGCGGAAACAAGGAAAGCTGACGAAGCGGTATGAGCGCATAGCCGCGCAGTGCGAAATCCTGGTTCGCGGTTTTGCGCGGGTTGGAATTATCGCGCTAGTCGATGAAGCTACGGGTTATCAGGCAGATCGTGCGAGAGACGGACTCGCGAAGATCCTTGAGGCGTTTGTTGCGAAGGAATTGAGGAAGTGGGTTAAGACGTTCCCGGCGGAGTTCTATCAAGAACTGTTCAGGCTTCGTGGGCTTGCGTATACGGGCAGCGTCAAGAAACCGCAATACATCGGCCATCTTACAAACGACCTAGTTTATTCGAGACTCGCACCGGGGGTTCTCGAAGAACTTCGCGCACAAACTCCGCGCAATGAGAAAGGCCAGCTAAAGCACAAATTATTCCAGCGCTTAACCGAGGATGTAGGCCATCCCAAACTGCGGGAACACTTAGCATCCGTGACCTCCCTAATGAAGGCGTCGGACAAGTGGGATCAATTCATGAAGATGGTTGATCGCGCATTGCCCCGCTATAAGGTGCTGCCTTTATTCGATAAGCAGCTGGAGTCTACAGAGTGA
- a CDS encoding fibronectin type III domain-containing protein — MKRTLTLLGLSLMLSAAPLFAQKSMDQASEKAVQITSGPSITNITGSTATINWTTNSAGANHVRYRVAGSNSAWKSAYASGGGTSHSLQLTGLEPGKTYEWQILTRDGDLRTAGQFQSAATANATAPDVNANAGAAPAQSPSYTANGKVPLYRSANSTGNLHLYTNNAGEQNSNGFHAEGTTGYLLPSQGSGTVPLYRMTGSTGDTLLTQAANEESAMQAHGYRDNGIIGYIATSQAPGTQPLYRLSSPDGSGHFYTTSASEKSQFQGQGWKDEGIVGYIWQQQ, encoded by the coding sequence ATGAAACGCACACTCACGCTCTTAGGTTTGTCGCTGATGTTATCGGCAGCGCCATTGTTTGCACAGAAATCCATGGATCAGGCTAGTGAGAAAGCGGTCCAGATCACATCCGGGCCGTCCATCACCAACATCACGGGCAGCACGGCCACCATTAACTGGACCACGAACTCAGCAGGAGCCAACCATGTTCGTTATCGCGTCGCGGGCAGCAACAGCGCATGGAAATCCGCTTACGCGTCGGGTGGAGGCACCAGCCACTCTCTGCAACTGACGGGTCTGGAGCCGGGAAAGACTTATGAATGGCAAATCCTCACTCGCGATGGCGACCTGCGCACAGCCGGACAGTTCCAGTCGGCAGCAACCGCCAATGCTACCGCGCCTGACGTGAATGCGAACGCCGGCGCAGCGCCCGCTCAGAGTCCAAGCTACACGGCCAACGGCAAAGTCCCGTTGTATCGCTCCGCCAACAGCACCGGCAACCTGCATCTCTATACCAACAATGCCGGTGAACAGAATTCCAATGGCTTCCACGCTGAAGGGACAACCGGATACCTTCTCCCCAGCCAGGGTTCAGGCACGGTTCCGCTCTATCGCATGACCGGCAGCACTGGCGACACGTTATTGACGCAGGCCGCCAATGAGGAATCCGCCATGCAGGCGCATGGATATCGTGATAACGGCATCATTGGCTATATCGCCACTTCACAGGCTCCCGGCACACAGCCGCTTTATCGCCTTTCGAGCCCCGATGGCAGCGGCCATTTTTACACCACCTCCGCCAGCGAGAAATCGCAATTTCAGGGACAGGGCTGGAAGGATGAAGGTATTGTGGGTTACATCTGGCAGCAGCAATAG
- a CDS encoding 2-dehydropantoate 2-reductase, with protein MKFLIVGAGAVGAYIGAMMSRQGYDVTLHARGPHLRAMQEKGVRVISADDDFVAHPQLVADLKDAGPMDVVFLCVKAHGLPPLAEQLAPVLGPETAVVSTQNGIPWWYFQSDGGPLAGTRLERVDPGGVVSEAIEARRVIGSLIYFSTEIIEPGVVKHNEGTRMSLGEPDGSRSERIKKIAEALIASGLRAPVTTHLRNEIWVKILGNVAFNPISALTGATLAQMLSNPETTNLVRNIMQETEALTEKLGVKMQVSIEQRMAGAAKVGEHKTSMLQDLEAGRPLELEAIVGAVLEVGERIGLPMPHTRSVYACTKLLAERRSAAAHKT; from the coding sequence GTGAAATTTCTGATTGTCGGGGCCGGAGCTGTAGGAGCGTACATTGGCGCAATGATGTCGCGCCAGGGTTATGACGTGACCCTGCATGCTCGTGGCCCGCACCTGCGCGCCATGCAGGAAAAAGGCGTGCGCGTGATTAGCGCCGACGATGATTTTGTAGCGCATCCGCAACTGGTGGCCGACTTGAAAGATGCTGGGCCTATGGACGTGGTATTTCTCTGCGTGAAAGCCCATGGTCTGCCACCGCTGGCGGAGCAACTAGCGCCTGTTCTGGGACCGGAAACTGCCGTCGTGAGTACGCAAAATGGAATTCCGTGGTGGTATTTTCAGAGCGATGGCGGGCCACTGGCCGGAACACGGCTGGAACGCGTTGATCCCGGCGGAGTAGTTTCAGAGGCGATTGAAGCGCGGCGCGTGATCGGATCGCTGATCTACTTCTCTACGGAAATTATTGAGCCGGGCGTGGTAAAGCATAACGAAGGCACGCGGATGTCACTGGGAGAGCCCGATGGCAGCCGATCAGAGCGAATCAAGAAGATAGCAGAAGCGCTGATCGCTTCCGGGTTGCGTGCGCCGGTTACGACGCATCTGCGCAATGAAATCTGGGTGAAGATCCTGGGCAACGTGGCGTTTAATCCCATCAGCGCGCTTACCGGAGCAACGCTGGCCCAGATGCTCAGTAACCCGGAGACGACAAACCTTGTTCGCAACATCATGCAGGAGACGGAAGCGCTGACGGAGAAACTGGGCGTGAAGATGCAGGTTTCTATTGAGCAGCGCATGGCGGGAGCAGCCAAGGTCGGGGAGCACAAGACTTCAATGCTTCAGGACCTGGAAGCAGGACGTCCGCTGGAGTTGGAAGCGATTGTTGGCGCGGTGCTGGAGGTAGGAGAAAGAATCGGCCTTCCCATGCCGCACACGCGCAGTGTTTACGCTTGTACCAAGTTACTGGCTGAGCGCCGTAGCGCGGCGGCGCACAAAACTTAA